A single region of the Elizabethkingia sp. JS20170427COW genome encodes:
- a CDS encoding TonB-dependent receptor plug domain-containing protein: protein MKRVLMQAGLLPVSLVLSTVLVQAQKKDSVKTSNIDEVVVTAYGVKKEKKSLGYVYQDIKGSDVVEAREVNVTDAMVGKVSGLQLVKSSTGPGGSSKIILRGFNSLTGDNQPLIVVDGVPMSNFVGSKNNDFWVSEPDMGNGLSDLNPEDVESMTVLKGGAASALYGSRAGNGVIMITTKKGKRNKGAGIVYSNTLNVETLFQYPKVQTEYSQGTSGLYVKDSGESWGEKITGQTVNQWDGKDVTLRSYDNLKTFFNPGLTTTNTLTFQQMVGENTSVFSSASYLDSDGMIPNSTYKRLNATARVSTKFGENKRWSSDIKVQYINTIGNNRPVGGHDTSYYGKVLTLPTTINLADFKEGMDELGAESRWYIRIFLIIKTTLTGLCTIV from the coding sequence ATGAAAAGAGTATTAATGCAAGCAGGTTTGCTTCCAGTCTCTTTGGTGTTGTCTACAGTTTTAGTACAAGCCCAGAAGAAAGATTCTGTAAAGACCTCTAATATCGATGAGGTGGTAGTAACCGCTTATGGTGTTAAGAAGGAAAAAAAATCATTAGGATATGTTTATCAGGATATCAAAGGGTCTGATGTAGTAGAAGCAAGAGAAGTTAACGTTACCGATGCTATGGTAGGAAAGGTTTCAGGACTTCAATTGGTGAAATCTTCTACAGGTCCTGGGGGGTCTTCTAAAATTATCTTAAGAGGTTTTAACTCTTTAACAGGAGATAACCAACCTTTAATTGTGGTAGATGGAGTTCCAATGTCTAATTTCGTGGGTTCTAAAAACAACGATTTTTGGGTTTCTGAACCAGATATGGGAAATGGTTTAAGTGACCTGAATCCTGAAGATGTTGAAAGTATGACCGTATTGAAAGGAGGAGCTGCTTCTGCTTTATATGGTTCTCGTGCTGGTAACGGGGTAATTATGATTACCACTAAAAAAGGAAAAAGAAACAAAGGAGCAGGTATTGTTTACTCTAATACTCTAAATGTTGAAACTCTTTTCCAATATCCTAAAGTACAGACGGAATATTCCCAAGGGACAAGTGGTCTTTATGTAAAAGATTCAGGAGAAAGCTGGGGAGAGAAAATTACAGGACAAACCGTTAACCAATGGGATGGTAAAGATGTTACCCTTAGATCTTATGATAATCTTAAAACATTCTTTAATCCAGGATTAACAACTACTAATACCTTAACTTTCCAACAAATGGTTGGGGAAAACACCTCTGTTTTCTCATCTGCAAGTTACCTTGATAGCGATGGGATGATCCCTAACTCTACATATAAAAGATTGAACGCTACAGCTAGAGTATCTACTAAATTTGGAGAAAATAAACGTTGGTCTAGTGATATCAAAGTTCAATATATTAATACTATAGGAAATAACCGCCCTGTTGGAGGTCATGATACCAGTTATTATGGTAAAGTACTAACCCTTCCTACCACCATTAATTTGGCAGACTTTAAAGAAGGAATGGATGAACTAGGAGCAGAGTCTAGATGGTATATTCGTATATTCCTAATAATAAAAACAACCCTTACTGGTTTGTGTACAATCGTCTGA
- a CDS encoding Rrf2 family transcriptional regulator produces the protein MFSKTCEYAIRALVLIAQKTQDGGRIGIKDIATDIDSPEYFIAKILQNLSRKGFVQSVKGPNGGFYLDDANLDISLAEVVKEIDGDKIFTGCALGLKECSETHPCPLHKNFKYIRSDLKILLETSKIRNLVNDLDSKLAFLKA, from the coding sequence ATGTTTTCAAAGACTTGCGAATATGCAATACGTGCTTTGGTCCTTATCGCTCAAAAAACACAAGATGGCGGTAGAATAGGGATAAAAGATATTGCTACAGATATAGATTCTCCAGAATACTTCATCGCGAAGATTCTACAAAATCTTAGTAGAAAAGGTTTTGTACAATCAGTAAAGGGACCTAATGGCGGGTTTTATTTAGATGATGCTAATTTAGACATCAGTTTGGCAGAAGTCGTAAAAGAAATAGATGGAGATAAGATTTTTACAGGCTGTGCTTTAGGATTGAAGGAGTGTTCGGAAACTCATCCTTGTCCACTTCATAAAAACTTCAAGTACATCAGATCGGATCTTAAGATTCTTTTAGAAACTTCAAAAATTCGAAATTTAGTGAATGATTTAGACTCTAAACTAGCATTTTTAAAAGCTTAA
- a CDS encoding formylglycine-generating enzyme family protein, which produces MKSFCFAILMFMLFSCQKENHQETSSTFSKEVVAVKDHKKMVKIEGGSYKAFIGKGITDSLVPVAAFYMDETAVTNAEFLTFLKANPQWTKSKVLKLYADSTYLHNWKGDYELPSDVSPNAPVTNISWFAAKAYAESVGKRLPTVDEWEYVARADEKVKDATNDPNFTSKIIKLYQNRGAYKKPVKQFKPNVWGLYDIYGVIWEWTSDFNSIMMSGESRNDSQPDESLFCAGAALTASDLRDYAAFMRFALRGSIDANYTINNLGFRCAKDL; this is translated from the coding sequence ATGAAAAGTTTCTGTTTTGCCATATTGATGTTTATGTTATTTTCTTGTCAGAAAGAAAATCATCAGGAGACTTCTTCTACCTTCTCAAAAGAAGTGGTAGCAGTGAAGGATCATAAAAAAATGGTGAAGATAGAAGGTGGAAGTTATAAGGCTTTTATAGGAAAAGGGATTACCGACAGCCTTGTACCAGTAGCAGCCTTCTATATGGATGAGACGGCAGTTACCAATGCGGAATTTTTAACATTCTTAAAAGCAAACCCTCAATGGACTAAAAGCAAAGTATTAAAGCTTTATGCAGACTCCACCTATCTGCATAATTGGAAAGGAGATTATGAGCTTCCTAGTGATGTTAGTCCTAATGCTCCCGTTACCAATATTTCTTGGTTTGCAGCAAAAGCCTATGCCGAGAGTGTGGGAAAAAGATTGCCAACCGTAGATGAATGGGAATATGTAGCAAGGGCTGATGAAAAGGTAAAAGATGCAACAAATGATCCTAACTTCACCAGTAAGATTATTAAACTTTACCAGAATAGGGGAGCCTACAAAAAACCAGTAAAGCAATTTAAACCTAATGTTTGGGGATTATATGATATATATGGCGTAATTTGGGAATGGACTTCGGATTTTAATTCTATAATGATGTCTGGAGAATCCCGAAACGATAGCCAACCCGATGAATCCTTATTCTGTGCAGGAGCAGCACTTACCGCTTCAGATCTTAGAGATTATGCCGCATTTATGAGATTCGCCCTTCGTGGAAGTATCGATGCTAATTATACCATTAATAACCTAGGCTTTAGATGTGCTAAAGACTTATAA
- the ric gene encoding iron-sulfur cluster repair di-iron protein yields the protein MNVRTDLIGDMVAEDFRAAAIFKKHNIDFCCKGGRTIEEACEKKNLDKETIYTELENLPQGNTGAIDFTSWPLDLLADYVEKTHHRYVEEKTPILQQFLDKLCKVHGGRHPELFDIRTLFDESAKEMAAHMKKEELILFPFIRNMVKAQKTGEALKQPHFGSVENPVNMMMHDHTEQGEIFAKIAELTQSYNPPADACNTYKVTFAMLEEYENDLHTHIHLENNILFPKAVSLEKVINA from the coding sequence ATGAACGTTAGAACAGATTTAATTGGAGACATGGTTGCTGAAGATTTTAGAGCAGCAGCTATTTTTAAAAAGCATAATATCGACTTTTGTTGCAAAGGAGGTAGGACTATTGAAGAAGCTTGTGAGAAGAAAAATTTGGATAAAGAAACCATTTATACCGAGTTGGAAAATCTTCCTCAGGGAAATACAGGAGCTATAGACTTCACCTCTTGGCCACTAGATTTACTAGCAGATTATGTAGAGAAAACCCACCACCGCTATGTGGAAGAAAAAACACCTATCTTACAACAGTTTTTAGATAAGTTATGCAAAGTTCATGGTGGAAGACATCCTGAATTATTTGATATAAGAACGCTTTTTGATGAATCTGCTAAAGAAATGGCAGCTCATATGAAGAAAGAAGAGTTAATCCTTTTCCCTTTTATCCGAAATATGGTAAAAGCTCAAAAAACAGGAGAAGCTTTAAAACAACCTCACTTTGGGTCTGTCGAAAATCCTGTAAATATGATGATGCATGACCATACAGAGCAGGGCGAAATTTTTGCAAAAATTGCAGAACTTACCCAGTCTTATAACCCACCAGCAGATGCTTGTAATACTTACAAAGTAACTTTTGCAATGTTGGAAGAGTATGAAAATGATTTGCACACCCACATCCATTTAGAAAATAATATTCTTTTCCCGAAAGCCGTAAGCTTAGAGAAAGTAATAAATGCATAA
- a CDS encoding Lrp/AsnC family transcriptional regulator gives MNYQLDEIDNKILGYLVANTRMPFTEIAKLMDVSAGTIHVRVKKMEDAGIILGSSLKLDYGKLDYNFTAYIGISLTKSNKTQSVLQQLATIPNVIEAAVTSGKYNIFVKIRAKNTEDAKRVIYLIDDIDAVMGTESMISMEEYLSDKNRLIQAII, from the coding sequence ATGAACTATCAACTAGACGAAATAGACAATAAGATTCTTGGCTATTTAGTTGCAAACACAAGAATGCCTTTCACTGAAATCGCTAAACTGATGGATGTTTCTGCAGGTACTATTCATGTGAGAGTGAAAAAAATGGAAGACGCTGGGATTATTTTAGGCTCTTCTTTAAAGTTAGATTATGGCAAGTTAGATTACAACTTTACAGCTTACATTGGTATTTCTTTAACCAAATCTAACAAAACTCAAAGCGTTTTACAACAATTAGCAACTATTCCTAATGTTATTGAGGCTGCTGTAACTTCAGGTAAGTACAATATCTTTGTGAAAATTAGAGCTAAAAATACTGAGGACGCTAAAAGAGTAATCTACTTAATAGATGATATCGACGCTGTAATGGGTACAGAAAGTATGATCTCTATGGAAGAATATCTTAGCGATAAAAACAGATTAATCCAAGCGATTATATAA
- a CDS encoding SusD/RagB family nutrient-binding outer membrane lipoprotein, producing the protein MSELTDNWGAAPTNAFKGVNPEFTSQKDVYYYMLAELKDAASKIDPSVSGMSDKTKNVDIAYQMNWDRWVRYANSMRMRLAMRLSEVDPAKAKAEFEDAVSTGKYIATADQNFAVAEKDGWDGLTGVMSRSWNSQILSETQNNLMLGLGGIESEDQLPSYLHSSIKPANYIGMKFEEQFPTKTNSPSTGYFLDGLPNKIDPRAYKNFYIPGDKESAQFEPWFEVATDEEMKRKMKYADGSEVVVDTKFTWSTYPIGEWGTALARNEVRGNAAFAPALAKQYRHSTNKRVFFGSWETYFLIAEASLRGWSTPMNDETAYNQGIQESFEYNGVSSFYSSYINSTDYSRVGTSVKYSHTTEPGNTHVMEYKNPKTGAISTVTINYPSNTIYKNGSVKNDKLTKIITQKYLANTPWLPLEGWNDQRRLGLPFFENPAVENPLPNLPNLTSSNYMTNSIKNFPQRLPYPSNFRNSDPNGYAKAVGLLGGADEVLTPLWWAKQQ; encoded by the coding sequence ATGAGCGAACTTACAGATAACTGGGGAGCAGCGCCTACTAATGCTTTTAAAGGAGTTAACCCTGAATTTACTTCTCAGAAAGATGTTTACTATTATATGTTAGCAGAATTAAAAGATGCTGCTAGCAAAATAGATCCTAGCGTTTCAGGAATGTCTGATAAAACTAAGAATGTAGATATTGCTTATCAAATGAATTGGGATAGATGGGTGAGATATGCCAATTCCATGAGAATGAGATTAGCAATGAGATTATCTGAAGTGGATCCAGCAAAAGCAAAAGCTGAATTTGAGGATGCTGTAAGCACTGGTAAATATATTGCAACAGCAGATCAAAATTTCGCAGTAGCAGAAAAAGATGGATGGGATGGCCTTACTGGGGTAATGTCCAGATCATGGAACTCTCAGATTCTTTCAGAAACTCAAAATAACTTGATGTTAGGTTTAGGAGGGATAGAATCTGAAGATCAGTTACCAAGTTACTTGCATAGCTCTATTAAGCCAGCCAATTATATTGGGATGAAGTTTGAAGAACAATTCCCTACCAAAACCAACTCTCCTTCCACAGGTTACTTTTTAGATGGTTTACCAAATAAAATAGACCCTCGTGCGTATAAAAATTTCTACATCCCTGGAGATAAAGAAAGTGCACAATTCGAACCGTGGTTTGAAGTAGCTACCGATGAAGAAATGAAGCGTAAAATGAAATATGCAGATGGAAGCGAGGTTGTAGTAGATACTAAATTTACTTGGAGTACTTATCCTATTGGAGAATGGGGTACAGCATTAGCAAGAAATGAGGTAAGAGGTAATGCAGCATTTGCTCCTGCTTTAGCAAAACAATACCGTCATAGTACTAATAAAAGAGTATTCTTTGGTAGCTGGGAAACTTATTTCTTAATCGCTGAGGCGAGTCTAAGAGGTTGGTCAACTCCTATGAATGATGAAACCGCTTATAACCAAGGTATCCAAGAAAGTTTTGAATACAATGGAGTCAGTAGCTTCTATTCTAGTTATATCAATTCTACAGATTATAGCCGCGTGGGTACTTCTGTAAAATATAGCCATACTACAGAGCCTGGTAATACTCATGTAATGGAGTATAAAAATCCAAAAACAGGAGCTATTTCTACAGTAACCATTAACTATCCATCCAATACTATTTATAAAAATGGATCGGTTAAAAATGATAAGTTAACCAAGATTATCACTCAGAAATATCTAGCGAATACTCCATGGTTACCATTAGAAGGATGGAACGATCAAAGAAGATTAGGTTTGCCTTTTTTCGAAAATCCAGCGGTGGAAAATCCGCTTCCAAACTTACCGAACCTTACATCGTCTAACTATATGACTAATTCGATTAAGAATTTCCCTCAAAGATTGCCTTACCCAAGTAACTTTAGAAATTCAGATCCTAATGGTTATGCAAAAGCTGTTGGCTTGTTAGGAGGTGCAGATGAGGTACTTACCCCATTATGGTGGGCAAAACAACAATAG
- a CDS encoding nitric-oxide reductase large subunit, whose amino-acid sequence MTPKKLWTWLAIVVFASFAALIYYGVDIYQKIPPIAGKVITTEGKVLYTEQEVKDGQNVWQSIGGQTVGSVWGHGAYIAPDWTADFLHREAELLLVELAKKDGKVYKDLPDEEQAKYQTLLKKELRTNTFDEKTNTITISPERAKVQQELFQYYTKLFMGDPSMAKLRDAYAIPTHTVKDIDRMNKMNAFFSWSTWVCITDRPGDDVSYTNNWPHDPLVGNTPPHSLHLWSGISVLMLLGFIGVLLMHHIRNKEEEISEDLPLTDPLRNMEPTPSMRATLKYIWVVALLILVQMLAGVITAHYGVEGSAFYGFPLDEYLPQSLSRSWHVQLAIFWIATSWLATGLYIAPAVSGHEPKYQKLGVNILFGALLIVVLGSLAGQWFGIMQKLGLVDNFLWGHQGYEYIELGRIWQILLLVGLFLWLALVLRALLPALRKKGENRHMLILFTLSAVAIAMFYGAGLMYGRQTHMAIAEYWRWWVVHLWVEGFFEVFATVVAAFLFTRLGLLRLKQATNAVLFSTIIFLAGGILGTFHHLYFSATPTAVLAVGAVFSALELVPLVLIGYEAYHNYEISKATKWIRAYKWPIYCFIAMCFWNFLGAGIFGFAINPPIALYYIQGLNTTAVHGHAALFGVYGILGIGLMMFVLRGLYPDREWNDKLIGWGFWLTNIGLFVMVTISLLPIGIMQAVASMKEGYWYARSAEFMQTDIMDFLRWLRVPGDILLALGECLIVYFIIGLKFGWSLKGKR is encoded by the coding sequence ATGACACCTAAAAAACTATGGACCTGGCTAGCAATAGTAGTTTTTGCTTCTTTTGCAGCACTCATCTATTACGGAGTAGATATTTATCAAAAAATACCGCCTATTGCAGGTAAGGTAATTACTACGGAAGGTAAAGTACTCTATACCGAACAAGAAGTTAAAGATGGGCAAAACGTTTGGCAGTCTATCGGAGGGCAAACCGTAGGGAGCGTTTGGGGACATGGGGCTTATATTGCTCCAGACTGGACAGCAGACTTCCTACACCGCGAAGCTGAACTCTTATTAGTAGAACTAGCAAAAAAAGACGGAAAAGTATATAAAGATCTTCCAGATGAGGAGCAAGCAAAATACCAAACCTTGCTGAAAAAAGAGTTGCGCACCAATACTTTTGATGAGAAAACCAATACCATTACTATTTCTCCTGAGCGTGCTAAAGTGCAACAAGAGCTTTTTCAATATTATACTAAATTATTCATGGGAGATCCTTCAATGGCAAAATTGAGAGATGCTTATGCCATCCCTACTCATACCGTAAAGGATATCGATAGAATGAATAAAATGAATGCCTTCTTCTCTTGGAGTACTTGGGTTTGTATTACCGATCGTCCTGGTGATGATGTGTCTTATACTAACAACTGGCCTCACGATCCATTAGTAGGAAATACTCCACCACACTCTCTTCACCTTTGGTCTGGGATTAGTGTGTTGATGTTATTAGGGTTTATCGGGGTATTATTAATGCACCATATCCGTAATAAAGAAGAGGAAATTAGCGAGGACTTGCCACTTACCGATCCGCTTCGTAATATGGAGCCAACCCCATCTATGCGCGCAACGTTAAAATACATTTGGGTTGTAGCATTGTTAATCTTAGTACAGATGCTTGCAGGGGTAATTACTGCCCACTATGGGGTAGAAGGTAGTGCTTTCTATGGCTTCCCGTTAGATGAATATTTACCTCAATCTCTATCACGAAGCTGGCACGTACAATTAGCAATTTTCTGGATTGCAACTTCTTGGCTGGCTACAGGGTTGTATATTGCTCCAGCAGTTTCAGGGCATGAGCCTAAATACCAAAAGCTAGGAGTTAATATCCTATTTGGGGCATTACTAATCGTAGTATTAGGGTCTTTAGCAGGACAGTGGTTTGGAATCATGCAGAAACTAGGGTTAGTAGATAACTTCCTATGGGGACACCAAGGGTATGAGTATATAGAACTAGGAAGAATTTGGCAGATTCTATTACTTGTAGGTTTATTCTTATGGCTGGCATTGGTATTAAGAGCTTTATTGCCAGCATTAAGAAAAAAAGGAGAAAACCGACATATGTTGATTCTGTTTACTTTATCCGCCGTAGCAATTGCTATGTTCTATGGAGCAGGGTTAATGTATGGAAGACAGACCCACATGGCTATTGCCGAATATTGGAGATGGTGGGTAGTTCACCTTTGGGTAGAAGGATTCTTTGAAGTGTTTGCAACAGTAGTAGCAGCTTTCTTATTCACCCGATTAGGATTATTAAGATTAAAACAAGCAACCAATGCAGTATTGTTCTCTACAATTATATTCTTAGCAGGAGGTATTTTAGGAACTTTCCACCACTTGTACTTCTCTGCAACTCCAACAGCTGTATTGGCAGTAGGTGCAGTATTCAGCGCTCTAGAATTGGTACCTTTGGTATTAATTGGTTATGAAGCTTACCATAATTATGAAATTAGTAAAGCAACAAAATGGATTAGAGCTTATAAATGGCCTATCTACTGCTTTATTGCAATGTGTTTCTGGAACTTCTTAGGAGCTGGTATCTTTGGTTTTGCCATCAACCCACCTATCGCATTGTATTATATCCAAGGTCTTAATACAACAGCGGTTCACGGCCATGCAGCACTATTTGGAGTATACGGTATCCTAGGAATTGGCCTAATGATGTTTGTACTACGTGGATTATATCCAGATAGAGAATGGAATGATAAACTTATCGGATGGGGATTCTGGCTTACCAATATAGGTCTTTTTGTAATGGTAACCATCAGTTTATTGCCAATTGGTATTATGCAAGCTGTAGCTTCTATGAAGGAGGGTTACTGGTATGCAAGATCTGCAGAATTTATGCAAACCGATATTATGGATTTCCTAAGATGGTTAAGAGTACCGGGTGATATTTTGTTAGCTTTAGGAGAATGTCTTATCGTATATTTCATCATAGGTCTAAAATTCGGATGGTCTCTTAAAGGAAAAAGATAG
- a CDS encoding SCO family protein, which yields MKKLIICFLSLIVLASCQKKQSEELSPNSIFNLESTWEKNDGSKIKLKDLKGKVLTMVMIYTSCRTACPKLTQDMKQIEKQVGKGESDDLNYVLISIDPEHDTPEKMRAFMKNNGIEGKQWTFIRSSQDNTRELANVLAMKYKKISPIDFSHSNIISVFSKSGELAFQKEGLNIDIDKTVKEINKQLK from the coding sequence ATGAAAAAGTTGATCATTTGTTTTCTATCCTTGATTGTTCTTGCAAGTTGCCAGAAAAAACAATCGGAAGAATTGAGTCCTAATTCTATTTTTAACCTAGAATCTACATGGGAAAAAAATGATGGATCCAAGATAAAACTAAAAGATTTAAAAGGGAAAGTATTGACCATGGTAATGATCTATACCTCTTGTAGAACAGCATGTCCTAAACTTACCCAGGATATGAAGCAGATAGAAAAACAGGTAGGTAAAGGGGAATCGGATGATCTTAATTATGTTTTAATCTCTATAGACCCTGAGCATGACACTCCCGAAAAAATGAGAGCTTTTATGAAAAATAACGGTATCGAGGGGAAACAATGGACTTTTATCCGAAGCTCCCAAGACAATACCCGAGAGCTAGCTAATGTGCTGGCAATGAAGTATAAAAAAATATCTCCTATAGATTTTTCACACTCTAATATTATTTCAGTTTTTTCAAAATCAGGAGAGTTAGCATTTCAAAAAGAAGGTTTAAATATCGATATTGATAAAACGGTGAAAGAAATTAACAAACAACTCAAATAA
- a CDS encoding c-type cytochrome, protein MKKLVLSMALVSLVAFSCSKKEEAAEQPTTETSTMLEEPTEAAPAADATASAETPEQKGEKLIEGADCLSCHKVDAKLVGPSYQDVAAKYTEADIDHLATKIIDGGSGAWGDIPMTPHAGMSKENAKLMVQYILSLKK, encoded by the coding sequence ATGAAAAAGTTAGTATTAAGTATGGCATTGGTATCTTTAGTAGCATTTTCTTGCTCTAAAAAAGAAGAAGCTGCAGAACAACCAACCACAGAAACTAGCACTATGCTAGAAGAACCAACTGAAGCAGCGCCAGCAGCAGATGCAACTGCCTCAGCAGAAACACCAGAACAAAAAGGTGAAAAACTTATTGAAGGAGCAGATTGCTTATCTTGCCACAAAGTAGATGCTAAATTAGTAGGACCTTCTTATCAAGATGTAGCAGCTAAATACACAGAGGCGGATATCGACCACTTGGCGACTAAAATTATCGATGGAGGTTCTGGAGCTTGGGGAGATATTCCAATGACACCACACGCAGGAATGAGTAAGGAGAATGCAAAGCTTATGGTACAGTATATCCTTTCTTTGAAAAAATAA